From Miscanthus floridulus cultivar M001 chromosome 15, ASM1932011v1, whole genome shotgun sequence, the proteins below share one genomic window:
- the LOC136509449 gene encoding uncharacterized protein, which translates to MSQILLRRLSAHSHGCCRLSSAVYGGGGGRRRAGAGAAQPPQDDEASRAVRVSVWWDFENCNIPNGVNVYRVAPRVSAALRAAGIRGPLSITAFGDVLQLARSSQEALAATGVSISHVPSSGKNSSDRSFMADLVYWIAQNPPPVHFFLISGDKDFANILHRLRMSNYNVLLACRSNATSVLCSAATIMWPWDGLVRGEDLSPKRFNHPPDGLHGSWYGHYRGALDDPSLEKESKESIKVASDPKHFSVPSDTKPSPVPKYVTNAILEVLRSYPEGMRISDLQVQLIKNRIDLGTDFFGHMKFSCLLESMPDVVKLVCPPNGENEPYAIPINKRLLQPGDRALDGPFLEKESEEPIKVPSESQHCSVPSDTKPSSVPKYVTNAILEALRSYPEGINLSLLRGELKKKKICLGSDFFGHKKFSCLLQSMPDIVELVGLQTGEGYAIAVNRRLLQPGDGCTKTLSSAQCNVRENNPTGTAHTNKKHTLSSSQSIDQSRSFTETLSEHPPTFSVLPSPSNGLSEDQNECPVADVSGSTESPAKHREVDEMTTPGTPSSSGVENAANKDGFFKRIWTMWNGPENVKSEVSQNCESTSAEVIDDLETPLEECNADRCIKLLRRIHKTSSKNDRSDGTESMSEVSDNLSISLGDDHSEKIKRDPSIPENPEPCRKPVAVSMSKSGKKDDISEMNRGLFNWASRWWTFGKSDADSSTTNINAADELKTDSIEEFESSNAPTYGSAQQVVHEIFTKPDLWAVLEQQLSGPLGSEVILKAKTREELAHGLRKLNCWPLKGLLEKDLHHLVHLLILEKKWIEETSSRLFPFRLTLPHKRKCVPSSSSKSNGLSFIFSSGKPQKGKYVDDKSRKSKSFTREEILSDCHKLLKELLSESEYGFNIGIFKRRFTQKYGYELDHRKLGYPDLESLLQIMPDARVKFPRVMPSEHGNGHGGSKGNGNRSNGDDLIWEELGPVSATTETAAAGVNKEMCYCPPTPSDDEFSDSDSIKDQQPRRNAEQQSSLLQVIGSWNSSKSDGSSKKPLDIDLLLDCSRGGPGNLDSMASGKAQTSSKLLHRQYSFVSDSGEDSEPDKLVESVLGSLQKARGSKLHN; encoded by the exons ATGTCGCAgatcctcctccgccgcctctcCGCCCACTCCCACGGCTGCTGCCGCCTCAGCTCCGCGgtctacggcggcggcggcgggaggcggCGTGCCGGGGCCGGGGCCGCGCAGCCGCCGCAGGACGACGAGGCCAGCCGGGCGGTGCGGGTGTCGGTGTGGTGGGACTTCGAGAACTGCAACATCCCCAACGGCGTTAACGTCTACCGCGTCGCCCCGCGCGTGTCTGCCGCGCTCCGCGCCGCCGGCATCCGCGGGCCGCTCTCCATCACCGCCTTCGGCGACGTGCTGCAGCTCGCGCGGTCCTCACAGGAGGCGCTCGCCGCCACGGGCGTCTCCATCTCCCACGTCCCAAGCA GTGGGAAGAATAGTTCTGACCGCTCTTTTATGGCTGATCTTGTCTACTGGATTGCTCAGAATCCGCCACCAGTTCATTTCTTCCTTATATCTGGGGATAAAGATTTTGCAAACATCTTGCATCGGTTGCGAATGAGCAACTACAATGTACTGCTTGCTTGTCGTAGTAATGCTACCAGTGTACTGTGCAGTGCAGCAACAATCATGTGGCCTTGGGATGGGTTAGTAAGAGGGGAGGATTTGTCACCAAAACGTTTTAACCACCCACCGGATGGTTTACATGGATCTTGGTATGGTCACTACCGAGGAGCCCTTGATGACCCCTCCCTGGAGAAGGAATCAAAGGAATCCATCAAGGTAGCATCTGATCCAAAGCATTTTTCAGTACCATCTGATACCAAGCCTAGCCCAGTCCCTAAATATGTAACAAATGCAATTCTGGAGGTACTACGTTCATATCCTGAAGGGATGAGGATCTCAGATCTCCAAGTACAGCTTATAAAGAACAGAATTGATCTGGGTACAGATTTTTTTGGCCACATGAAATTCTCTTGCCTTCTTGAATCAATGCCAGATGTTGTTAAATTAGTATGTCCTCCAAATGGTGAAAACGAACCATATGCAATTCCTATCAACAAAAGACTTCTGCAGCCTGGTGACAGAGCCCTTGATGGCCCCTTCCTGGAGAAGGAATCAGAGGAAcccatcaaggtaccatctgagTCCCAGCATTGTTCAGTACCATCTGATACCAAGCCTAGCTCAGTTCCTAAATATGTAACAAATGCAATTCTGGAGGCACTACGATCATATCCTGAAGGGATCAACCTTTCACTACTCCGGGGAGAGCTTAAGAAGAAAAAAATTTGTCTCGGTTCAGATTTTTTTGGCCACAAGAAATTCTCTTGCCTTCTCCAATCAATGCCAGATATTGTTGAATTAGTGGGTCTTCAAACTGGTGAAGGATATGCAATTGCTGTCAACAGAAGATTGCTGCAGCCTGGTGACGGATGTACTAAGACCCTTAGCTCAGCTCAATGTAATGTCAGGGAGAATAACCCAACTGGGACAGCACACACTAATAAGAAGCATACACTAAGTTCTTCTCAAAGCATTGACCAGAGCAGAAGCTTCACAGAGACACTAAGTGAACACCCACCTACATTTTCTGTCTTACCTTCCCCATCAAATGGGCTATCTGAGGACCAAAATGAGTGCCCAGTGGCTGATGTGAGTGGGTCGACAGAGTCACCAGCAAAGCACAGGGAAGTTGATGAAATGACTACCCCTGGAACTCCCTCTTCCTCAGGGGTGGAAAATGCTGCTAACAAAGATGGATTCTTTAAAAGGATCTGGACAATGTGGAATGGCCCCGAGAATGTTAAGTCTGAGGTTTCTCAAAATTGTGAAAGCACTTCTGCTGAAGTGATTGATGATTTGGAAACTCCTCTAGAAGAGTGTAATGCTGATCGCTGTATAAAGCTTTTGAGGAGGATCCATAAGACCTCTTCCAAAAATGACCGCTCAGATGGTACTGAGAGCATGTCAGAAGTAAGTGATAATTTATCAATTTCATTAGGTGATGATCATTCTGAAAAAATAAAGAGAGATCCATCAATTCCTGAAAACCCAGAGCCATGCAGAAAACCTGTCGCTGTTTCCATGAGTAAATCTGGAAAAAAGGATGATATTTCTGAAATGAATCGGGGCCTGTTTAACTGGGCTTCAAGGTGGTGGACATTTGGAAAATCAGATGCAGATAGTAGTACAACCAACATAAATGCCGCTGATGAACTGAAGACTGACTCTATTGAAGAATTCGAATCTTCAAATGCTCCAACTTATGGAAGTGCACAGCAGGTTGTTCATGAAATATTTACAAAGCCTGACTTGTGGGCAGTTTTGGAGCAACAGTTATCAGGACCTCTTGGGTCTGAGGTTATTTTGAAAGCAAAGACAAG GGAGGAATTGGCACATGGATTGCGGAAGTTAAATTGTTGGCCTTTGAAAGGCCTACTTGAGAAAGATCTGCATCATCTGGTACATTTGTTAATTTTGGAAAAGAAATGGATTGAAGAAACTTCTTCCAGACTTTTCCCTTTCCGTCTTACCCTCCCTCACAAGAGAAAATGTGTTCCATCGAGTTCCAGCAAATCCAATGGTCTTAGTTTTATTTTTTCAAGTGGGAAGCCACAAAAGGGCAAGTATGTTGATGATAAAAGTAGGAAAAGCAAGTCTTTCACTAGGGAGGAGATACTATCAGATTgtcacaagttgttgaaggagcTTCTTTCTGAGTCTGAATATGGATTCAACATCGGAATTTTCAAGCGTCGCTTTACTCAGAAGTATGGATACGAGCTTGATCACCGGAAGCTTGGGTATCCGGACCTTGAATCACTGTTGCAAATTATGCCTGATGCAAGGGTAAAATTCCCAAGGGTTATGCCTTCAGAACACGGGAACGGCCATGGTGGCAGCAAGGGAAATGGAAACCGAAGCAATGGCGATGACTTGATTTGGGAGGAGCTTGGTCCTGTATCTGCCACTACTGAAACTGCTGCTGCAGGGGTCAACAAGGAAATGTGCTACTGTCCTCCCACTCCTTCAGATGATGAATTCTCGGATAGCGACAGTATAAAGGATCAGCAGCCTAGAAGAAATGCTGAGCAGCAGAGCTCGCTTCTCCAGGTCATTGGTTCTTGGAACAGTAGCaagagtgatggctctagcaaGAAACCTCTAGACATTGATCTGTTGTTGGACTGTTCTAGAGGCGGCCCAGGCAATCTTGACAGTATGGCCTCAGGAAAGGCTCAGACGTCTTCAAAACTATTGCATAGGCAGTACTCTTTCGTGTCAGACTCCGGGGAAGACAGTGAGCCGGATAAGCTAGTTGAGAGTGTCTTGGGCAGTCTGCAAAAAGCACGGGGCTCAAAGTTGCACAATTGA
- the LOC136508248 gene encoding tubby-like F-box protein 14: MSFRSIVRDVRDGFGSLSRRGFEVKLLGHRRGRSHGAVHELHDPAPVIQSSCWANLPPELLRDVIERLEASEATWPNRKNVVSCAAVCRTWREICKEIVKNPEFSGKITFPVSLKQPGPRDVTIQCFIKRDKSTQTYYLYLCLSTAVLVESGKFLLCAKRTSRPTCTEYTIFMNSENLSRSSKMYIGKLRSNLLGTKFAIYDTQPPCNTSQPGKTSRRFYSRKVLPKVSSRTYNIAQVSYELNVLGTRGPRRMNCVMHSIPASCLEAGGTVPCQPDSILARSIDESFDSISFPKSSVVDYSMRFSSTRFSEISMSSHTIRDTALGDNDECKERPLILRNKAPRWHEQLQCWCLNFRGRVTVASVKNFQLVAATQPAAGAPTPSQATPVPPPEHEKVILQFGKVAKDMFTMDYRYPLSAFQAFAICLSSFDTKLACE, translated from the exons ATGTCTTTCCGCAGCATTGTGCGTGATGTAAGGGATGGCTTTGGGAGCTTGTCTCGAAGAGGGTTTGAGGTGAAGCTTCTTGGCCACCGCAGAGGGAGATCTCATGGCGCTGTCCATGAGCTGCATGATCCAGCCCCGGTGATCCAGAGCAGTTGTTGGGCTAATTTGCCCCCAGAATTGCttcgggatgtgattgagaggTTGGAGGCCAGTGAAGCCACTTGGCCTAACAGGAAGAATGTAGTCTCTTGTGCAGCTGTTTGCCGAACCTGGAGAGAGATCTGCAAAGAGATTGTTAAGAATCCAGAGTTTTCTGGAAAAATCACTTTTCCTGTGTCCTTAAAGCAG CCTGGGCCTCGAGATGTAACCATCCAGTGCTTCATCAAAAGGGATAAATCTACTCAAACTTACTACTTGTATCTGTGCCTGAGCACAG CTGTGCTTGTTGAAAGTGGCAAGTTCCTCCTATGCGCGAAACGAACCTCCCGTCCAACTTGTACAGAATATACAATATTTATGAATTCTGAAAATTTATCTAGGTCAAGCAAAATGTACATTGGAAAGCTGAG GTCAAATCTCCTCGGCACAAAGTTTGCAATATATGATACCCAGCCTCCATGCAATACATCACAACCAGGGAAAACAAGCCGTAGGTTCTACTCCAGGAAGGTGTTGCCAAAGGTCTCTTCCAGGACCTACAACATAGCACAGGTTTCATATGAGCTGAATGTCTTGGGTACTCGGGGCCCTAGGCGGATGAACTGTGTTATGCACTCCATCCCTGCCTCATGCCTTGAGGCTGGTGGCACTGTTCCATGCCAGCCGGACAGCATCCTTGCTCGCTCCATTGATGAGTCATTTGACAGCATTTCCTTCCCCAAGTCATCTGTTGTGGACTATTCTATGCGTTTCAGCAGCACAAGATTCTCTGAAATCTCAATGAGCAGCCACACGATCAGAGACACGGCATTGGGAGACAATGACGAGTGCAAGGAGAGGCCATTGATTCTCCGTAACAAGGCCCCAAGGTGGCATGAGCAGCTGCAGTGCTGGTGCCTCAATTTTAGGGGCAGAGTGACAGTTGCATCTGTCAAGAACTTCCAGCTTGTTGCCGCTACGCAGCCCGCCGCTGGAGCCCCAACCCCATCACAGGCTACCCCGGTGCCGCCACCTGAGCACGAAAAGGTGATCCTGCAATTCGGGAAGGTGGCCAAGGATATGTTCACAATGGACTACCGTTATCCACTGTCAGCCTTCCAGGCCTTTGCAATCTGCTTGAGCAGCTTTGATACCAAGCTGGCCTGCGAATAA